The Phaeacidiphilus oryzae TH49 region GCCGTTCGGGCTGCTCTTCCTGCTGTACGCGGGCCAGCACGTGTGGTCCTTCCCCGCCTTCGCGGTGCTGCTGCCCGCCGCGCTGCCCTGGCGCTCCGGACGGGCCGGCCTGCTGCGCGGGGCGCTGCTGCTGGCCGGCCTGGCCGCGGGCTTCCTCGCCGTGGGCGGGGCGTACCTGCGCCAACTGCTGGGCGCCGCCGGCACCCACGACACCTACTGCTCCGCCTGGACGCTGGCGGACCCGGCGGCCGTGGGCGTCTTCCCGCTGACCGCGGGCCCCTGGCCGCTGCTGCTGGCGGGCGCCGGGACGGCGATCGCGCTCGGCCTCCGGACACCGGCCGTGAGCGCGGCCCTGGCCTGCTTCGGCGGCGCCTGGCTGCTGCGGTTCTACCTCGCCCACCGGATGGCCCGGGACGCCGACGTCCACCTCTTCACCCACACCGAGGCCGAGGTGCAGTACACCCTGGTGGTCCTGACGGTGCTGGGCGCCTCGCTCGCCGTCCGCGAGCTGGTACGGCACTGGGGCGGTGGGCCGGGGAGCGGCAGCCCTGGGGGCGGCGGCCCGGCGGGCGCCGTCGCCGCCCGGGGCGCGGTGGGGCTGCTCTTCGGCGCGCTGCTCTTCTGCGGGGTCGCCGGGTCCGCGGCGACCGACGCGGTGCTCGCCGTCCACCCGGTGCCCGGGCGGGCCGTGCTGGGCAACGCGGCCTGGATCGCCCAGCACCTCCGCAACCCCGGCGGCAGCTGCTCCCGCTACGCGGTCGGCGGCCGCTGCGTGACCGCCCCGCGCCGGCCGGTGCCGCCGCCCTTCGACACCACCGGCCGACTGCGCTGCCCGGACTTCGGGTTCTCCTCCCGGCCGCCCGCCGGCTGAGCCCGCCCGGCCCGCCCGCCCGCTCCGCTGGGCACGGCGCGCCGGGCGGCCGGGCGCCGGCTTCGCGGCCTTACCTGCGGGGCTTAGGGTCTCCCGTCATGGATGTGGTGCAGGAGGCGGCCGGGCCGGGCGGGGCCACGGTGGGGTGTCGGGCGGACCCGGACGAGGCCGGCGGGCGGAGGTGGTACCGCCGCCGGATCGGCGGCCCGGCCCTTGAGCTGGTGGTCGCCGTCGGCGTGGCGGTCGGGTTCACCTACTGGGCAAGGAACCTGACGGACAATCCGATGGAGCGGATCGGCCAGGTCAGCGCCCTCGCCGCGCTCCAGTTCCGGTTCGCGGTGGTCGCCGTGGTGCTGCTGGCCGCGCTCGTCGCGACCGTGCGCGGCCGGTTCACCCGCTACCGGCCGGTGGTGCTGCGGGTGGCCTGCGCCGGGCTCGCCGGGCTGGCCAGCGCGCTGGTCGCGGCGGCGCTGGTGTTCGCGCTGCGCGGCACCGTCTGGCCGCTGAACGGCCAGTACGGGGACACCGGCCAGCTCGCCACCTGGGCGACGGACATCATCCACGGCAAGGGCATCCAGCCCTTCTACCCGCCCGCCTTCCCGTACCTGCTGGCCTGGTGGTCGCAGGCGTTCACCGGGGGCAACACCTGGCACGGACTCCAGCAGATGGAGATCCTCACCACCGCGCTCTACGGCCCCACGGCGTACGCCGCCTGGCGGCTGACGGTCCGTCCGCCGTGGGCGCTGGCCATGGTGGTGGTCGGGGCGATGCCGCTGATCGCGCCGTACAAGCCGTACACCAACATCGTGCTGGTCATGCTGGTGCCGCTGTTCGCCCGCTTCGTGCGCGGGATGCGCCGGGCGGCGGGGCGCGGGCCGCGGCGGAACGCCGTCGGCGCGGTGCTCGCCGGGGCCGGCTTCGGCGTGCTGTTCCTGGTCTACTCCGGCTGGTACGTGTGGGCCGCGCCGGGGATGCTGGTCGCCGCGCTGGCCTCGGTGCCGTGGGCGCGCGGGCGCCGGGCCCGGCTGGTCTCGCTGGGGTACGCGGCGGGCGCGGCGGTGGTCGCCTTCCTGGTCTCGGCGGTCAACCTGATCCCGCTGCTCACCTCGGCGAGCTCCGGGACCACCGACCGCTACGCCTACTTCGACACCTACATCGAGCCGACGTACATCGCGATGTTCAGGTTCAACCTGCCGGCCGGGGCCACCACGCTGAGCTGGCCGCCGCCGGGGGAGCTCGGCGGGGTGGGGGTCTTCACCCTGCTGCTCCTCGCCGGGCTGGGGGTCGCGCTGACGCTCGGACCGCGGCTGCCGCTGGTGATGACGGCGGCGGGGTTCACCGCCGGGGCGTGGCTGATGCGGATGTGGTTCGCCCAGCACATGTCCCGTGACCACGCGGTCCAGCTGTACCCGAGGACCACCGTCCTGATCCTCTACTGCCTGCTGGTGCTGTGCGTGTACGCGGCCAAGCTGGCGAGCGAACGGACCCGTGCGGTACGGGAGATGACGGCCCGTCGGGGGCGGGTGGCGGTGGTGGCGGCGCTGGCCTCGGTGACCCTGCTGACCGCGATGATCGGCTCCTCGACCGGCAACCGCTTCCTGCCGACCAGCCCCAGCGCGCAGAGCGCGGGCAGCGAGACCTGGAACGCGCAGCGGCTGCGCCAGCCGGACGGGAGCTGCTCGCCGTACTGGGCGAAGACCCAGGGCAAGGGCGGCTGCGACGAGCCGACGCCGAAGGCGGTCCCCAACCCGGCCCCCACCGACCACCTCTTCAAGGGCAACCTCGACGACCTGATCGGCGTCATGGCCGGCGACTGACGCCTCCGGCGGGGCGGTTCTTACCGGGCCTCCTGGCGTGGCGGGGCGTCAGGCCGGGGGCGGGACGGAAGAGTTCCCCTCGTGGAGTGGGCCAGCGAGGACACCGAGGACGACGAGCGGGGCGGCCGGCGGACCCGGCGTTCCGGCGGGGTGCCGCCGGGGGCGCCGGGGGCGCCCTTGCCGTCCCTGCCACCCGGCTCGCCCGTGCCGCCTGGCTCGCCCGTGCCGCACCTCTCGCCCGCGCCGCCGGCGCGCCCCGAGCCGACCGGGGCCGCCGAGGCCCCGCCGCCCGTGCGGTCGCCGAGCCCCCAGCGGCCCCTGCGGTCGCCGGGCCCCTGCCGCCGGGGCCCCCGCGGGCGCCGAGCCGCCTGCTGCGGCCGAGGCCCCGTGGCCCCTGCGGTCGCCGAGCCTCCTGCCGCCGGGGCCCCCACGGGCGCCGAGCCGCCTGCTGCGGCCGATGCCCCAGCGGCCGCTGCGGCCGCCGAGCCCCCTGCCGCCGGGGCCCCTGCGGCCGCCGAGCCTCCCGCGGGCCCCGAGTCGCCCCCCACCACCAATGCCCCTGCCGCCGGCGGCGCCAAGCCGCGCGCGCCAGGCGGGTGGGTGGCCGGCGGGGTGGTGGCCCGCGCCGTGCGGGGCGTCGTCGGTTCCGCCCGGGCAGCCTGGCCGGCGATGGCCGGGTACGCCGGGGTGCGGCTGTTCGGGCTGGTGGTGCTGTGGCTGTGGGCCCGTCGGCGCGGGACGACCGCCTACCACCGGCTGACCGACTGGGACACCGGCTGGTACCTGCGGGTGGCCGAGCGCGGCTACGACCACGCGCTGGTCGTCCACCGCCACACCGGCCACGTCGTCCCCTCTGACCTCGCCTTCTTCCCGCTGTACCCGGCACTGCTGCGGGCGGTCCACGAGGTCTCTCCGCTGACCCTCGTCCAGTCGGCGCTGCTGGTCACCGAGGTCTGTGCGCTCCTCGCCGCCTGGGGGATCCACCACGTGGCGGCCCGCCTCCACGGCGGCCGGGCGGCCGTGCTGGCCGCGGTGCTCTGGGGCTGCTGGCCGGTCGCGATCGTCGAGAACATGGCGTACAGCGAGTCGGTGATGACGGCCTGTGCCGCCTGGGCGCTGTACGCGGTGCTCACCGGCCGCTGGCTGTGGGCGGGGGTGCTCGCCTCGCTGGCCGGGCTGAGCCGGCCCAGCGGCGGCTCCGCCGCGGCCGGTGTGGTGGCGGGGGCGCTGGCCGCGCTGGGGCTGCTGCTCTGGCGGGGATGGACGGGACGCCGACCCGCCGGCCGCTGGGCGGGTCTCGTCCCCGGCGTGCCGGCCGCCGGGCGCGGCTGGTGGCGGCCGGCGCTCGGCGCGGTCCTCGCGCCGCTCGGCTGGCTGGGCTACATCGTCTGGGTAGGCCGCAGAATCGGCCGCCCGGACGGCTACTTCGTCGTCCAGCGCGCCTGGCACTCGACCTTCGACTACGGCGCCTCCACCTGGCGCCAGATCGCCGGCGTCTTCGCCAACGGCGACGGCCACCCCACCGCCGTGCTGCTGGTGGCGGCGGTGCTGATCGGCGGCGTCGCGCTGCTGCTGATCAGCGCGGTGACCCTGCAGCCGCTGCCGCTGCCGGTCTACAGCCTGGCGCTGCTGGTCATCTCGCTCGGGGACTCCGAGTACTTCGTCAGCCGGGCCCGCTTCCTGCTGCCGGCCTTCCCGCTGCTGCTCCCGATCGCGGTGGCCGTCGCCCGGCTCCGCAGCGGCGCGGTCCGCGCCATCGTCCTCTCCTCCGCCGCCGTGCTCTCCGCCTTCCTCGGCGGCTACCTCCTCCTGGTCTGGGTCCACGCGCCGTAGCAGGCGAAGCCGGCCGGCAGGCCCAGCAGCAGCAGGACGGCGGAGGCCGGGTAGAGGTTGCCGAGCAGCAGCTGGAAGCCGTGCCAGGCGTACTCGGCGTGATGGTTGTGCGGAAGCCGCCAGGTGAGGCCGGCCGGCCAGGGCCGGCCCTGGAAGAACCGCCGGCTCCGCAGGGGCCAGGCGGCGTACGCCAGGAGATACCCGGCGGTGAGGACGAGCCCGATCGCGGGCGGCGCGAACCGGTGCACGGAGGGGCGGGCGACCCGCGCCCGCGCCAGCAGTGCGCGCGCCGCCCCCGGCGCGGAGGCGACCACCAGCACCAGCCCCGGTACCGTCCACACCCAGTGGTGCGACCAGGCGATCGGCGAGGCCAGCGTGCTCGCCGTGCCCACCGCCAGCACCGCGGCCAGCCGCTGCCCCCGGCGGTGCGCGGCCACGCCGACCGCGACGCCCAGCGCGGCCGCGAGGATCGACAGCACCGTCCCCAGCCGGTGGGCGAACGGGGTCCCGTCCAGCAGCCGCAGCACCATCGCGGTCATCGACTGGTCGTCCACCATGGCGAGGCCGATCCGGTGGTCGATCAGGGTGCTGGTGGACGGCAGCACGTCCAGCCAGTACCGGACCGAGGCCCCCGGCATCAGCACCAGGCCGAGGAGGGCCGTCCCGGCGAAGCCGGCGAAGGCCCTGGCGGCCGTCCGGCGCCGCCCCGAGGCCGCGTAGAAGACGGCGAAGAGCGCCGGGGTGAGCTTGACCCCGGCGGCGATCCCGGTGGCCAGGCCCTTCCAGCGGCAGCGGTCGGGCAGCGCCGCGTCGAACACCACCAGCCCCAGCAGCAGCAGGTTGACCTGGCCGAACATCAGGGTGGCCTGCACCGGCTCCAGCCACAGCGCCACCCCGGACAGGGCCAGCGTCAGCGGCAGCCGCAGCGCACGCGGGGTCTCCGGGGCCAGCCGCAGCGACCACCGGCAGACCCCGACCAGCACGGCCACCGAGCCGCCCAGCACCAGCGCCCGGGCCGCCCCGAACCCGGGCACCGCGCCGAAGAGCCGTGCCACCGCCGGGGGATAGATGTACGGCAGATGGGCGGGCCCGAACCCGCCTCGGTAGAGGAGGGACGGGGCGGCATGCCCGGCCGCGTAGTAGACGTGGAGGTCGATCAGCCGGCCCTCGGCGTACCCCCAGGCGTGGAGGGTCCACAGCCAGGCGGCCAGCGAGGCGGCCAGCAGCGCCGCCGCGGCCGGGGTCGGCCGGCGCCACCGCCGGACCGCCGGCCCGGGGCCGGCGGGCGGCGGCCGGAGCTCCGACGGGGCGGTGGGCAGGGCCGGGCCGACGGCGGCCGGGGCGCTCCGCGGGCTCATCCGCCTGCCTCCGCCCGCCGGAAGACCACCGAGCGGGTGCCCCAGAAGCGCAGCAGGGTGGCCAGCGCCATCCCGATCACGTTCCCGGCCAGGACGTCCGCCCGCGGACTGGTCAGCCCCAGCAGGTAGTGGCTGACGCCCAGGCAGCCGAGCTGCACCAGGGCCGCAGCCGCCTGCACCGCGCAGAAGAGCAGCAGGCCGCGCGCGCCCCGCCCGGACTCCCGCCGCCGGTACGGGCCGAGGCGCATCCCCGTGTAGGCGACCGCGCAGGCGGCCACCGAGGAGACCGCCTTGGCGGTCAGCGGCCCGAGCGTGAGGAGGCCGCCGCCGAGGGCGGCCCCGCCGCCGGTCCGCAGCCAGGCGAACAGCCCCAGGTCGGTGGCGTACGCGGCGCCGCCGGCCAGCAGGAAGCCGGCCAGTTCGAGGCCCAGCCGGCGCACCCGCTCGACCCGCTCCTCGCCGACCGCGCTCACAGCCCCACCACCGCCAGCCCGTACAGCACCGTCCAGGCCGCCCCGATCACCATCAGCGGCCGGTCGCCGAGCACCACGTCCTCCGGGGAGCCCGCGGAGCCGCGGTCGGCGAAGACCGCGTAGCGCAGCACCGCCAGCACGAAGGGCACGATGGAGAGCTGCCGCCACGGCAGCGACTCGCCGGCCGGCACGGGCACCGGCGCCGAGTCGATCGAGCCGGTCGCCCCCAGCGCCCACAGGCAGTAGCTGAGCACCGCCACTCCGGCGGCCAGCTGCCAGACGAAGCGCAGATAGCCGTCGCTGTACTGGGCCAGCAGCGCCCGGCTGCGGCCGCCCTGACCGTCCATCAGCATCCGCTCCGAGTACCGCTTGGCGGCCACCATGAAGAGGGCGCCGAAACCGGTGGTGATGAGGAACCAGCGGGACAGCGGGATCTCCGTCGCGAGACCGCCGACCATCGCCCGCAGCAGGAAGCCGGAGGCGACCACCACCAGGTCCACCACCAGGATGTGCTTGAGCGAGGTGCAGTAGAGGAACTGCATCGCCAGATAGACGCCCACGACCAGTGCCGTCGCCGGATTGCAGGCGGCGGTGGCGGCGGTCAGCGCGGCCAGCGCCAGCGCCGCTCCGGCCCCGTACGCGACGGTGACCGGGACCTGGCCGGAGGCCACCGGGCGGTGCCGCTTCTCCGGATGCGCCCGGTCGGCGTGGACGTCCTTGGCGTCGTTGATCAGGTAGACGGCCGAGGCGGCCGCCGTGAAGAGGACGAAGATTAGCGCCAGCCGCAGCCCCACGGTGACCGAGAAGAGCTGCCCGGCCGCTGCCGGGGCGGCCACGACCAGCAGGTTCTTCACCCACTGCCGGGGCCGGGCGGTGCGCACCAGTCCGCCGGCCAGTGCCAGCGGGTCGCCGAGGAGGGTGGCGCCGTGCGGCAGCGGGCTGGCGCCGCCCTGCGCGCCCGGCGGCCGGTCGTCCTCGAGGGTGGCGGCTGACGCGTGCTCAACCATGGTCGGTCTCCGGTGCGTTGGCGGAAGCGGGAGCTGAAGCGGGAACGGTGTCGAGGATCCAGCCGCGGCCGGCGGCGGCGAGGGCCGCGCCCAGCGCGGCGCCGGCGGCGACGTCCGAGGGGTAGTGGACGCCGACGGCCAGCCGGGACAGGCACATCGCCCCGGCGGCCGCGCCGAGCGCGAGGGCGCCGCAGCGTGCGGCCCCGCCGGACGGCAGCAGCGCCGGGAGGACCACCGCCGCGGCGGTCGCCGAGGCGGCGTGCGAGCTCGGGAAGGAGTGCCGTCCGGAGGTGCGGACCAGCGCCTCCCGTCCAGGCAGTCGGGGGCGCGGACGGCGGACCGCGCGCTTGACGCCCATCCCGGCCAGATGGGCCGCGCCGATCACCGCGGCCCCGCGCAGCCAGCCGCGCCGGCTTCCCGGCGAGGCGGCGGCGCCGGCGGCGCTCAGCGCCAGCCACAGCGCGGCGTGCTCCCCGGCCAGTGACAGCGCGCGGGCGGCGGCAGTGGCGGCGGGGGAGCCGTCGGTGCGGTCGCGCACGGCGGTCAGCCAGCGCACGTCCCGGCCGGCTTGCCGGCTCTGTACGCCACCGCTGCCGTCGCTGCCCACGCTGCCGTCGACGCCCCTATCGGCGCTGTAGGCGTCCTCCGCTTTCCCAGCGTGATCCGCGGCACCCCGGGGCGCCGTCCGCGGCAAAAGCAGCCCCGGGACGTTCGCGCTGGTGGCCGCGTCGGTCAGGGTGTCGGGCAGGCTCTCAGGCATCGGCGAGACTCCGGGGTCGGGGGAACGGCTCCCTGCCCAACCACCCGATCCGGTGAGAAGTCACGCAGCGTGCCCAGTGGCTGATCATCGAGGCACTACGTTCGGTGCCATGGCAGAGACGCTGGGTACCCGAACGCTGCTCTCCGGCTGGGGGCGCACCGCCCCCTCCGCGGCCACCCTCCGTAAGGCCGCCACCGCGGCGGACGCGGTGGCCGCGGTGGCGGCGGCGCGCGCCGGGTCCGGCCGCGGACTGGTCGCCCGCGGCCTCGGCCGCGCCTACGGCGACGCCGCGCAGAACGCCGGCGGGCTGGTGCTCGACATGACCGGGATGACCCGGGTCCTCGCCCTGGACGCCGCCGCCGGGACGGTCACCTGCGAGGCCGGCGTCAGCCTCCACAAGCTGATGGAGTCGCTGCTCCCGCTCGGCTGGTTCGTCCCGGTCACCCCGGGGACCAGGTACGTCACCCTCGGCGGCGCCATCGGCGCCGACATCCACGGCAAGAACCACCATGTCTCCGGCTCCTTCACCCGGCACGTCACCCGGCTCGACCTGCTCACCGCCGACGGCTCGGTCCGCACCGTCGCCCCGGACGGCCCGACGCCCGAGGACGCCGCCCTCTTCCGGGCGACGGCCGGCGGCATGGGCTTGACCGGGGTCGTCCTCTCCGCTGAGATCCGCCTGCATCCCGTCCAGACCTCCCTGATGAGCGTGGACACCGAACGCGCCCGCGACCTGGACGATCTGATGGAGCGGCTGGCCGCCACCGATCACCGCTACCGCTACTCGGTGGCCTGGATCGACCTCCTCGCCCGCGGCGCCCGTACGGGCCGCTCGGTGCTCACCCGAGGCGACCATGCCACGCCCGACCAGCTGCCGGCCGGACGGCGCGCCGCCGACCCGCTGGCCTTCCGCCCCGGCACCCTCCCACCGGCCCCGCGCGGCATCCCCGGCGGGCTCCTCCGCCCCTCCACCGTCGGCCTCTTCAACGAGCTCTGGTACCGCAGGGCGCCCCGGGAGCGGCGCGGGCAGCTGCAGAGGATCCCCGCCTTCTTCCACCCGCTGGACGGTCTGCCGGAGTGGAACCGGATCTACGGCCGGGCCGGTTTCGTGCAGTACCAGTTCGTGGTCGGCTTCGACCAGGAGGCGGCGCTGCGCCGGATCGTCGAGCGGATCAGCCGGCACGGCTGCCCCGCCTTCCTCGCCGTCCTCAAGCGGTTCGGCGAGGGCGACTCCGGCTGGTTGTCCTTTCCGGCGCCCGGTTGGACGCTGGCCCTGGACGTCCCGGCGGGCCTGCCCGGGCTCGGCGGGCTGCTCGACGAGCTGGACCAGGAGGTGGTCTCCGCCGGCGGCCGGATCTACCTGGCCAAGGACTCCCGGCTGCGCCCGGAACTGCTGCCCGCCATGTACCCGAGGCTGGACGACTTCCGGTCGCTGCGCGCCCGCATCGACCCGGAGGGGGTCTTCACCTCCGACCTGGCCCGCCGCCTCGACCTCTGAGCCGCTCCGCGCCCCTCAGAGCCCACGGGGCTGGAGGGCACCCCGCCGCACCCACCAACCCACGGGAGTTGACGCCGCATGATGAACGCCCTGGGCGACCCCCAGTCCCTGCTGGTCCTCGGCGGCTCCTCGGAGATCGCGATGGCCACCGCCCGCCGCCTGGCCGGCGGCCGCACCCGCCGGATCTGGCTGGCCGGCCGTCCGTCCGAGCGCCTGGACGCGGCCACGGCCGAACTCCGTGGCCTCGGCGCCGAGGTGACGACCGTTCCGTTCGACGCCGGCGACCCGGCCGGCCACGAGGAGGTCCTCGGCAAGGTCTTCGCCGAGGGCGACGTCGACCTGGTGCTCCTCGCCTTCGGCGTCCTCGGCGACCAGGCCAGGGACGAGGAGGACGCGGCCGCCGCGGTCGACGTGGCCCGGGTGAACTACCTGGGCGCGGTCTCCGCCGGGGTGATCTGCGGCCAGGCCCTGCGCCGCCAGGGGCACGGCTCCCTGGTCGTCCTCTCCTCGGTGGCCGGCGAGCGGGCCCGCCGCTCCAACTTCATCTACGGCTCCACCAAGGCCGGACTCGACGCCTTCGCCCAGGGCCTCGGCGACTCGCTGCGCGGGACGGGGGCCCATGTGCTGGTGGTGCGCCCCGGCTTCGTCCGCAGCCGGATGACCGCGGGCCTGCCGGAGGCCCCGCTGGCCACTACCCCGGACGCGGTCGCCGAGGCGATCCTCGCCGGACTGCGCCGGGGAGCCGAGACGGTGTGGGTCCCGGGTGCGATGCGATTCGTCATGTCGGGCCTGCGGCACCTCCCGAGGGCGGTGTTCCGGCGCCTGCCCGTGTGAGGTCCGGACGAGCCCGGCGTGTCGCCGGGAGGAAGCGGGTACGCGCAGATCATGGACTGGCTCACAGGACTGCCGGTGGTGGGCCCGCTCGTGGCCCGCCTGATGAGGACGCATGCCTACCGGGCGTTCGATCATTTCAACGAGTCGAGCGCCAATCGACTCGCCGGGGCGGTCACCTTCTTCGGTTTCCTGGCGATGTTCCCGATGCTCACCCTCGCGGCCGCGGTCGCCGCCGCCTTCCTCTCCCAGGACCAGGTCAGCACCCTCCAGCACCAGGTGAGCCGGCAGCTGCCCGGGATCGCCGACTCGATCGACCTGAGCGCGCTGGTCCGGAACGCCGGCACGGTCGGTGTGATCAGCGCCTTCGCCCTGCTCTTCTCCGGGCTCGGCGTGGTCGGGAACCTGCGGGAGTCGATCCGCGCGATCTGGTCGCTGCCCGAGGACACCGGGAACCCGATCCTCCGCAAGGCCCTCGACGTCGGGGTGCTGGTCGGTCTCGGCGTGGTGGCCGCGGTCTCGATAGCGGCCTCTTCGGTCGGCAGTGCCGCCGCCGGCTGGGTGACCCAGGAGCTCGGACTCAGCGGCACCGGCGCCGGCCAGGGCTTCCTCAAGGCGGCCGGCTTCGTCGTCGCGGTGCTGGCCGACATGCTGCTCTTCGCCTACCTGCTGGCCGGACTGCCCCGGCTGGCCGACGAGTTCCGCTCCAACGGCCGGCGCCGGCTGCTGGTGTGGGGAGCACTGCTGGCGTCGGTGGGGTTCGAGCTGCTGAAGCTGCTCATCTCCTCCTACCTCAGCCGGGTGGCGGCGAAGAGCATGTACGGCGCGTTCGGCGCCCCGATCGCCCTGCTGCTGTGGATCAACTTCGTCTTCCGCTGGTTCTTCTACTGCGTGGCCTGGACGGCGACGGCCGAGCCCGGCGCGGCCAAGGCCCGGGCCTGCGCACGGGCCCGGGAGACCATCGAGGAGATCGAGGAGAAGGACCGCGAGGAGCGGCAGCCGCGCTGACCGCGGCGCTCAGAACCGGCGCCGCCCGGACGGCCGGCCGTGGCGCAGCGCGAACGCGCTGGCGCCGGCCACCAGGACGACCGCCGCGGCGATGATCCCGGCCCAGCCCAGCGCCCCCACCCCGCCGGTGCCGGAGACCTTCGCCGCGGTCTGCGCGGCGTCCGCGCTCGTCGGATGGGAGACCTGCGAGCCGGGGGTCGCCGCGGCGTCCAGCGAGCCCACCGGCTCCGCCTTGCCGTCCGCCTGGAAACCCCAGTCCAGCAGCGCCCGGGCCTCGGCGTAGACCTCGTCGGACCGCGGGTTCTCCGGATGCATCAGGGTCGCCATGACGGTGTGCCCGTTCCGCCTGGCGGCCACGATCAGGGTGTTGCCCGCGTTGGTGGTGTAGCCGTTCTTGACGCCGACCACCCCCGGGTACGGCCGCACCCCGTACACCCCCGACAGCAGCCGGTTGGTGTTGTCGATCTCGAAGGGCTTGTTCTTGGTGTTCGGACCGCCGGGGAACTCGGCCCGCGCTGTCGAGCAGTACCGGGCGAAGTCCGCGTTCCGCAGCCCCTGCCGGGCGAAGAGCGAGAGGTCGTACGCCGAGGAGACCTGGCCGGGCTCGTCATAGCCGTCCGGGGTCACCACGTGGGTGTCGTCAGCGCCCAGCTTCTTCGCCTCCGCCTGCATGTCGGCGACGGTCCTGGCGACCCC contains the following coding sequences:
- a CDS encoding glycosyltransferase 87 family protein; amino-acid sequence: MSPRSAPAAVGPALPTAPSELRPPPAGPGPAVRRWRRPTPAAAALLAASLAAWLWTLHAWGYAEGRLIDLHVYYAAGHAAPSLLYRGGFGPAHLPYIYPPAVARLFGAVPGFGAARALVLGGSVAVLVGVCRWSLRLAPETPRALRLPLTLALSGVALWLEPVQATLMFGQVNLLLLGLVVFDAALPDRCRWKGLATGIAAGVKLTPALFAVFYAASGRRRTAARAFAGFAGTALLGLVLMPGASVRYWLDVLPSTSTLIDHRIGLAMVDDQSMTAMVLRLLDGTPFAHRLGTVLSILAAALGVAVGVAAHRRGQRLAAVLAVGTASTLASPIAWSHHWVWTVPGLVLVVASAPGAARALLARARVARPSVHRFAPPAIGLVLTAGYLLAYAAWPLRSRRFFQGRPWPAGLTWRLPHNHHAEYAWHGFQLLLGNLYPASAVLLLLGLPAGFACYGAWTQTRRR
- a CDS encoding GtrA family protein, with translation MSAVGEERVERVRRLGLELAGFLLAGGAAYATDLGLFAWLRTGGGAALGGGLLTLGPLTAKAVSSVAACAVAYTGMRLGPYRRRESGRGARGLLLFCAVQAAAALVQLGCLGVSHYLLGLTSPRADVLAGNVIGMALATLLRFWGTRSVVFRRAEAGG
- a CDS encoding decaprenyl-phosphate phosphoribosyltransferase is translated as MVEHASAATLEDDRPPGAQGGASPLPHGATLLGDPLALAGGLVRTARPRQWVKNLLVVAAPAAAGQLFSVTVGLRLALIFVLFTAAASAVYLINDAKDVHADRAHPEKRHRPVASGQVPVTVAYGAGAALALAALTAATAACNPATALVVGVYLAMQFLYCTSLKHILVVDLVVVASGFLLRAMVGGLATEIPLSRWFLITTGFGALFMVAAKRYSERMLMDGQGGRSRALLAQYSDGYLRFVWQLAAGVAVLSYCLWALGATGSIDSAPVPVPAGESLPWRQLSIVPFVLAVLRYAVFADRGSAGSPEDVVLGDRPLMVIGAAWTVLYGLAVVGL
- a CDS encoding phosphatase PAP2 family protein produces the protein MPESLPDTLTDAATSANVPGLLLPRTAPRGAADHAGKAEDAYSADRGVDGSVGSDGSGGVQSRQAGRDVRWLTAVRDRTDGSPAATAAARALSLAGEHAALWLALSAAGAAASPGSRRGWLRGAAVIGAAHLAGMGVKRAVRRPRPRLPGREALVRTSGRHSFPSSHAASATAAAVVLPALLPSGGAARCGALALGAAAGAMCLSRLAVGVHYPSDVAAGAALGAALAAAGRGWILDTVPASAPASANAPETDHG
- a CDS encoding FAD-binding protein translates to MAETLGTRTLLSGWGRTAPSAATLRKAATAADAVAAVAAARAGSGRGLVARGLGRAYGDAAQNAGGLVLDMTGMTRVLALDAAAGTVTCEAGVSLHKLMESLLPLGWFVPVTPGTRYVTLGGAIGADIHGKNHHVSGSFTRHVTRLDLLTADGSVRTVAPDGPTPEDAALFRATAGGMGLTGVVLSAEIRLHPVQTSLMSVDTERARDLDDLMERLAATDHRYRYSVAWIDLLARGARTGRSVLTRGDHATPDQLPAGRRAADPLAFRPGTLPPAPRGIPGGLLRPSTVGLFNELWYRRAPRERRGQLQRIPAFFHPLDGLPEWNRIYGRAGFVQYQFVVGFDQEAALRRIVERISRHGCPAFLAVLKRFGEGDSGWLSFPAPGWTLALDVPAGLPGLGGLLDELDQEVVSAGGRIYLAKDSRLRPELLPAMYPRLDDFRSLRARIDPEGVFTSDLARRLDL
- a CDS encoding decaprenylphospho-beta-D-erythro-pentofuranosid-2-ulose 2-reductase, giving the protein MMNALGDPQSLLVLGGSSEIAMATARRLAGGRTRRIWLAGRPSERLDAATAELRGLGAEVTTVPFDAGDPAGHEEVLGKVFAEGDVDLVLLAFGVLGDQARDEEDAAAAVDVARVNYLGAVSAGVICGQALRRQGHGSLVVLSSVAGERARRSNFIYGSTKAGLDAFAQGLGDSLRGTGAHVLVVRPGFVRSRMTAGLPEAPLATTPDAVAEAILAGLRRGAETVWVPGAMRFVMSGLRHLPRAVFRRLPV
- a CDS encoding YihY/virulence factor BrkB family protein — translated: MDWLTGLPVVGPLVARLMRTHAYRAFDHFNESSANRLAGAVTFFGFLAMFPMLTLAAAVAAAFLSQDQVSTLQHQVSRQLPGIADSIDLSALVRNAGTVGVISAFALLFSGLGVVGNLRESIRAIWSLPEDTGNPILRKALDVGVLVGLGVVAAVSIAASSVGSAAAGWVTQELGLSGTGAGQGFLKAAGFVVAVLADMLLFAYLLAGLPRLADEFRSNGRRRLLVWGALLASVGFELLKLLISSYLSRVAAKSMYGAFGAPIALLLWINFVFRWFFYCVAWTATAEPGAAKARACARARETIEEIEEKDREERQPR
- a CDS encoding D-alanyl-D-alanine carboxypeptidase family protein, producing the protein MRVKNHLIAATVAAGCSMVLGLAPAAGAAAATPKARATPRPPAQMSAVGGARLGRPGVQLGDDAPTLPNGISSLSWMVSDPDTGQVLAADNVHWRLPPASTLKTLFADTVLPRFPATATHKVTNQDLAGMGEGSSLVGVLPGHTYKVSDLWLGVFLRSGNDAVHTLASMNGGVARTVADMQAEAKKLGADDTHVVTPDGYDEPGQVSSAYDLSLFARQGLRNADFARYCSTARAEFPGGPNTKNKPFEIDNTNRLLSGVYGVRPYPGVVGVKNGYTTNAGNTLIVAARRNGHTVMATLMHPENPRSDEVYAEARALLDWGFQADGKAEPVGSLDAAATPGSQVSHPTSADAAQTAAKVSGTGGVGALGWAGIIAAAVVLVAGASAFALRHGRPSGRRRF